The Methylacidimicrobium sp. B4 genome contains a region encoding:
- the cysS gene encoding cysteine--tRNA ligase — protein MTRCRTPLHLFNTLSRSREEFHPIAPPKVRLYACGPTVYGRAHIGNFRTFLFVDLLRRVLRLFGFEPESVMNYTDVDDKTIAAAEAASLPLRELTGRYIELFEEDLQTLHIPLPDRRPKATDHIGLMIALIEELLRKGHAYVGEDGSVYFRIGSFPDYGKLAHLDRGGLQPGARIAQDEYLKESVGDFALWKAWKPEDGEVGWASPWGKGRPGWHIECSAMSMHYLGEEFDIHCGGTDLIFPHHENEIAQSRCATGKGFAHVWLHCSHVLVDGEKMSKSLGNVYSVADILAQGYTGRHLRFLLLTAAHYRQTLNFTWEGLAAAKAAVGRIDDWLARWHSLPPERFAAASSEGEEFLARFCASLADDLNLSDALGHFFEFLRATNRSIDLGAPLPDLPEIWRALDSVLGLGEPDDTVPPHLQELLSRRAAARQRRDWKESDSLRVAIERQGWSVRDTAQGQELRRR, from the coding sequence ATGACCCGCTGCCGCACCCCCCTTCACCTCTTCAACACCCTTTCCCGTAGCCGGGAAGAGTTCCATCCGATCGCCCCTCCCAAGGTCCGGCTGTATGCCTGCGGCCCGACCGTCTATGGGCGCGCCCACATCGGGAACTTCCGGACCTTTCTCTTCGTCGACCTCCTCCGTCGAGTGCTCCGCCTCTTTGGCTTCGAACCGGAATCGGTGATGAACTATACCGACGTCGACGACAAGACGATCGCCGCGGCAGAGGCGGCTTCCCTGCCGCTCCGCGAGCTGACAGGGCGCTATATCGAGCTCTTCGAGGAGGATCTCCAGACCCTTCACATCCCGCTCCCCGACCGGCGGCCAAAGGCCACCGACCATATCGGGCTGATGATCGCGCTCATCGAGGAGCTGCTCCGGAAGGGGCATGCCTACGTCGGCGAGGACGGCTCGGTCTACTTCCGGATCGGCTCCTTCCCCGACTACGGAAAGCTCGCCCATCTGGATCGGGGGGGGCTCCAGCCGGGAGCGCGCATCGCCCAGGATGAATATCTCAAGGAGAGCGTCGGGGACTTTGCGCTCTGGAAAGCCTGGAAACCCGAGGACGGTGAGGTCGGCTGGGCCTCCCCCTGGGGGAAGGGACGTCCCGGCTGGCATATCGAGTGCTCCGCGATGAGCATGCACTATCTCGGAGAGGAGTTCGACATCCACTGCGGAGGCACCGATCTCATCTTTCCACACCATGAGAACGAGATCGCCCAGAGCCGCTGTGCGACCGGAAAGGGCTTTGCCCACGTCTGGCTCCACTGCAGCCATGTGCTCGTGGACGGCGAGAAGATGTCGAAATCCCTGGGCAACGTCTATTCGGTCGCCGACATCCTCGCCCAAGGCTACACCGGCCGACATCTCCGCTTCCTCCTGCTCACGGCCGCCCACTATCGCCAGACGCTGAACTTTACGTGGGAGGGGCTTGCGGCGGCCAAGGCCGCCGTCGGACGGATCGACGACTGGCTCGCGCGCTGGCATTCGCTTCCCCCCGAGCGGTTTGCCGCCGCCTCCTCGGAAGGGGAAGAGTTCCTGGCCCGATTCTGCGCCTCCCTGGCCGATGATCTCAACCTCTCGGATGCGCTCGGCCACTTCTTCGAATTCCTCCGCGCCACCAACCGCTCGATCGATCTGGGCGCTCCGCTACCGGACCTGCCGGAGATCTGGCGCGCCCTCGACTCGGTTCTCGGCCTTGGCGAACCGGATGACACCGTTCCGCCGCATCTGCAGGAGCTCCTCTCCCGCCGAGCGGCCGCGCGGCAGCGGCGGGACTGGAAGGAGAGCGACTCCCTGCGCGTGGCGATCGAGCGGCAAGGGTGGAGCGTTCGGGATACCGCCCAGGGTCAGGAGCTGCGGAGGAGATGA
- the tmk gene encoding dTMP kinase: protein MMRSHPLRLITFEGSEGAGKSTQIGRLAARLHALGQPVLTVREPGGTPLGERLRLLLKESSPDLSVCPESELLLFLAARAQLVRETIEPALRKGSWVLADRFSDSTLAYQGRGRGFPEPLLRSLNELACAGLTPAVTFVLDISSSEGRARIARRRGESTKADRIEAEPPEFFERVRAAYLDLARAEPDRVVLIDAERPEEEVAAQIWEIVRRVLGL, encoded by the coding sequence ATGATGCGATCCCATCCGCTGCGACTCATCACCTTCGAGGGATCGGAAGGAGCCGGAAAGTCGACCCAGATCGGTCGGCTCGCAGCCCGGCTGCACGCCTTGGGACAACCGGTCCTGACGGTCCGGGAGCCGGGCGGCACCCCCCTGGGGGAACGGCTCCGCCTGCTGCTCAAGGAGTCCTCTCCGGATCTTTCCGTCTGCCCGGAATCCGAGCTCCTCCTCTTCCTGGCCGCACGGGCCCAGCTCGTCCGCGAAACGATCGAGCCCGCCCTGCGCAAAGGTTCCTGGGTTCTCGCCGACCGCTTCAGCGACTCGACCCTCGCCTATCAGGGCCGAGGCCGGGGGTTTCCTGAGCCGCTCCTCCGCTCCCTCAACGAGCTCGCCTGCGCGGGCCTCACCCCGGCGGTCACCTTCGTCCTCGACATCTCCTCATCCGAAGGGCGGGCACGCATCGCCCGCCGCCGCGGAGAGAGCACCAAAGCCGATCGGATCGAGGCCGAGCCGCCTGAATTCTTCGAGCGGGTCCGAGCCGCCTACCTTGACCTGGCCCGGGCCGAGCCCGATCGGGTCGTGCTCATCGACGCAGAGCGGCCCGAGGAGGAGGTTGCCGCCCAGATTTGGGAGATCGTGCGCCGTGTCCTTGGACTCTGA